A part of candidate division WOR-3 bacterium genomic DNA contains:
- a CDS encoding glycosyltransferase family 9 protein, producing MKILILRFSSGGDLILLTGIIDKLLKKNIDVFLVIKKKFKNIFDGFENLKILELEKEEEILKQSFDYAFDLQKNLRSFFLMKKIKAKKKLYANKRSLRRRLYLFFRFPLKEKSFIKIFSEPLEKIFNEDFYVRPILKGEKEFKGLPEKYILIAPFSSKGKKNLKDKTLKKILEIKSKENFCVIVGDEKSKKENLPFINDKIIDLRGKTDLNELFYIVKNSSFVITVDSMVSHIASAYKKSGIVFFGPTTFLYGFRPYGDELKIIYNKTFCSPCSLHGEGICLFNKRCYNLRIFNNFIF from the coding sequence TTGAAAATTTTAATATTAAGATTTTCCTCAGGTGGAGACTTAATTCTTTTAACAGGAATTATAGATAAACTTTTAAAGAAAAACATTGATGTTTTTTTAGTAATAAAGAAAAAGTTTAAAAATATTTTTGATGGGTTTGAAAATTTAAAAATTTTAGAACTGGAAAAGGAAGAAGAAATTTTAAAGCAAAGTTTCGACTATGCTTTTGATTTACAGAAAAACTTAAGGAGTTTCTTTTTAATGAAAAAAATAAAAGCGAAAAAAAAATTATATGCAAATAAAAGAAGTTTAAGAAGAAGATTATATTTATTTTTCAGGTTTCCTTTAAAAGAAAAATCCTTTATAAAAATATTCTCTGAACCTTTAGAAAAAATTTTTAATGAAGATTTTTATGTTAGACCCATATTGAAGGGGGAAAAAGAGTTTAAAGGATTGCCGGAAAAATATATTTTAATTGCTCCTTTTTCATCTAAAGGAAAAAAAAACTTAAAAGATAAAACTTTAAAAAAAATACTTGAAATTAAAAGTAAGGAAAATTTCTGTGTTATTGTAGGTGATGAAAAAAGTAAAAAAGAAAATTTACCTTTCATAAATGATAAAATTATTGATTTAAGGGGTAAAACTGATTTAAATGAATTGTTTTATATAGTAAAAAATTCTTCTTTTGTTATAACAGTTGACTCAATGGTCTCACATATAGCAAGTGCTTATAAAAAAAGTGGTATAGTTTTTTTTGGACCCACTACTTTTCTTTACGGATTCAGACCCTATGGTGATGAATTAAAAATTATTTACAATAAAACTTTCTGCTCACCCTGCTCTCTACACGGGGAGGGAATATGTTTATTTAATAAACGTTGTTATAATTTAAGAATTTTTAATAATTTTATTTTTTAA
- a CDS encoding outer membrane beta-barrel protein gives MKKYITVMIFLLGILSAQEMRIGFGGGFNIPMGDLSDAAGFGFKFGGDFGYKFIPQLGILGLIDYNIFTEKTISVPVYDTVIEVKSSFNNFSLGGMLTVYPPLQNPNLSIYFGGGLGFNMQTAKASSGGVSVSDSETDLGLVLGGGFIIKNNFELSFLYNHIFWDNGSGQYLSFGFKYLLKL, from the coding sequence ATGAAAAAATATATCACAGTAATGATTTTTCTTCTGGGAATACTTAGTGCCCAGGAGATGAGAATCGGTTTTGGTGGAGGTTTTAATATTCCCATGGGTGACCTTTCTGATGCAGCAGGTTTCGGATTCAAATTTGGTGGAGATTTTGGGTATAAATTTATTCCTCAACTTGGTATATTGGGACTTATCGATTATAACATATTTACTGAAAAAACAATTTCAGTTCCTGTTTATGATACTGTGATAGAGGTAAAGTCAAGTTTCAATAATTTCTCTTTGGGTGGTATGCTCACCGTGTATCCTCCTCTTCAAAACCCAAATTTATCAATTTATTTTGGAGGAGGTTTAGGTTTTAATATGCAAACTGCAAAAGCATCTTCTGGAGGTGTTTCGGTATCAGATTCTGAAACTGATCTTGGTTTAGTTCTTGGTGGAGGCTTTATAATAAAAAATAACTTTGAACTTTCATTTTTGTATAATCATATATTCTGGGATAATGGAAGTGGTCAGTATTTAAGTTTTGGTTTTAAGTATCTTTTAAAACTATAA
- a CDS encoding metal-dependent transcriptional regulator, whose translation MEIRIEEALKLLWLKEEGWSEEEFYPVIKYKIEERDYEELMKLGFVKRENGKWVFTERGKHAALDIIRRLRLAEWLFYELVEVNNNYSSEAACRLEHILNEEATDRICSLFGHPRFCPHGKPIPRGKCCGEKKFNTIKPIHLPLTYVEEGEFVKVISIDTDDRRILHKLVSLGLMPGVIVKVLKKRPLFMIELDESVISVDRDIAEKIFVKSLKEKV comes from the coding sequence ATGGAAATAAGGATAGAGGAAGCATTAAAGCTTTTGTGGTTAAAAGAGGAAGGGTGGAGTGAAGAAGAATTTTACCCTGTTATAAAGTATAAAATTGAGGAAAGGGATTATGAGGAATTAATGAAATTAGGGTTTGTAAAAAGAGAAAATGGAAAATGGGTTTTTACTGAGAGAGGGAAACATGCGGCATTGGATATTATAAGGAGATTAAGACTTGCTGAGTGGCTTTTTTATGAGCTTGTGGAAGTTAATAATAATTATTCCAGTGAAGCTGCTTGTCGTTTGGAGCACATTTTAAATGAAGAAGCGACGGATAGAATTTGTTCATTATTTGGGCATCCAAGATTTTGTCCTCATGGAAAGCCTATACCTCGTGGTAAATGCTGTGGTGAAAAGAAGTTTAATACTATAAAACCCATTCATTTACCTTTAACTTATGTGGAGGAAGGAGAATTTGTTAAAGTTATTTCTATTGATACTGATGATAGGAGAATTTTACATAAGCTTGTTAGTTTAGGTTTAATGCCAGGGGTAATAGTAAAGGTTTTAAAGAAAAGGCCTTTATTTATGATAGAACTGGATGAAAGTGTAATATCGGTTGATAGAGACATTGCTGAGAAGATTTTTGTTAAAAGTTTGAAAGAAAAAGTTTGA
- the feoB gene encoding ferrous iron transport protein B, translated as MHRHFNTLIKSPVKKIVIVGNPNVGKSVIFNHLTGKYVTVSNYPGTTVEISGGFLKGNKDVYVIDSPGVQSLLPRTEDERVTVRILLEENPDIVILVADSKNLKRALVLLYQVSLFKFKTVLVLNMTDEAKLRGIEIDEKKLSNELKIPVVKTVAIHGKGIRELFLNLEKASIPYFDFKPEKRIFEIFKKIEKKLEGVIEKKEGIIHLFLARFEDVENLLKNKLKEEDYKYVLKIRENFENSLYEPVEFYIISDINKNIEKIVSLVMKKGEVIYKNIVSDLLHNFMIHPVGGFIFIVITLYLLHLFVGVFGAGFLVDLLENKLFGEIINPFLIKLFNLLPVPFLIKDLFVGEFGIFTMALTYGFAIIFPVVLTFFIAFGILEDSGYFPRLAFLLNNFFKKIGLSGRAILPLILGLGCDTMATITTRTLETKKEKIIVTLLLALAVPCSAQMGVIFALTSSISFSALIIWGVTILVSMIIVGFLSSQVIRGEKSFFIMEIPPLRIPSLRNIFYKTIARVEWYLKEVIPIFIIGTFLLFILDLSHILNFFEELFRPVVTNILGLPKESAVGFIMGFLRRDYGAAGFLMLKEKGLLSAAQVIVSTVTITLFMPCIANFLVIIKERGLKVAFYISVFVIIYAITAGFLVRMILAKWPV; from the coding sequence ATGCATAGACATTTTAATACTCTTATTAAGTCTCCTGTAAAAAAAATAGTTATTGTTGGAAATCCTAATGTTGGAAAATCTGTGATATTCAATCATCTTACAGGAAAGTATGTAACTGTTTCCAATTATCCAGGTACAACTGTTGAAATTTCGGGTGGTTTTTTAAAGGGTAATAAGGATGTTTATGTGATAGATTCACCAGGTGTTCAGAGTTTACTGCCAAGAACAGAGGATGAGAGGGTGACTGTGAGAATTTTGCTTGAAGAAAATCCGGATATTGTGATATTAGTTGCGGATTCAAAAAATCTTAAAAGAGCCTTAGTTCTTCTGTATCAAGTTTCTTTATTTAAGTTTAAGACAGTTTTAGTTTTAAATATGACAGATGAAGCAAAGTTAAGAGGTATTGAGATAGATGAAAAGAAATTGAGCAATGAACTAAAAATACCTGTTGTAAAAACTGTTGCAATCCATGGAAAGGGTATAAGGGAGCTTTTTTTAAATTTAGAAAAGGCTTCCATACCCTATTTTGATTTTAAACCTGAAAAGAGAATTTTTGAAATTTTTAAAAAAATAGAGAAAAAACTTGAAGGTGTAATTGAAAAGAAAGAAGGTATTATACATCTTTTTCTTGCAAGGTTTGAGGATGTTGAAAACCTTTTGAAGAATAAGTTAAAGGAGGAAGATTATAAATATGTACTAAAGATAAGGGAAAATTTTGAAAATTCTCTTTATGAACCTGTTGAATTTTATATCATTTCTGATATAAATAAAAATATTGAAAAAATTGTTTCTCTTGTAATGAAGAAAGGAGAAGTAATTTACAAAAACATAGTAAGCGATTTACTCCATAATTTTATGATACATCCTGTAGGAGGATTTATATTCATTGTGATAACTTTATATTTACTTCATTTATTTGTTGGTGTTTTTGGTGCAGGTTTTCTTGTAGATTTGCTTGAAAACAAGTTATTCGGGGAAATTATAAATCCCTTTCTTATAAAGCTTTTTAATTTACTTCCTGTTCCTTTTTTAATAAAAGATCTTTTTGTTGGAGAATTTGGAATTTTTACGATGGCTTTAACTTATGGTTTTGCTATAATTTTCCCTGTTGTTTTAACTTTTTTTATTGCTTTTGGAATACTTGAGGATTCAGGATATTTCCCGAGGCTTGCTTTTTTGTTGAATAATTTTTTTAAAAAAATAGGTCTTTCTGGGAGAGCAATTCTACCTTTGATTCTTGGACTTGGTTGTGACACAATGGCAACTATAACAACAAGAACTCTTGAAACAAAAAAGGAAAAAATTATTGTTACACTTTTACTTGCACTTGCTGTTCCATGTTCTGCTCAGATGGGAGTAATATTTGCTTTGACATCTTCTATATCTTTTTCAGCACTTATAATCTGGGGAGTTACAATATTAGTAAGTATGATTATTGTTGGTTTCCTTTCTTCTCAGGTGATAAGGGGAGAGAAATCATTTTTTATAATGGAAATTCCTCCATTAAGGATTCCAAGTCTAAGAAATATATTTTATAAAACAATAGCAAGAGTAGAGTGGTATTTAAAGGAGGTAATTCCAATTTTCATTATAGGAACTTTTCTTCTTTTTATACTTGATTTATCTCATATACTTAATTTTTTTGAAGAATTATTTAGACCAGTGGTTACAAATATTCTTGGTTTACCGAAGGAATCAGCTGTTGGTTTTATAATGGGTTTTTTAAGAAGGGATTATGGGGCAGCAGGATTTCTTATGTTAAAAGAAAAAGGGCTATTAAGTGCTGCTCAAGTGATTGTAAGTACAGTTACAATTACCCTCTTTATGCCATGCATAGCTAATTTTTTAGTTATAATAAAGGAGAGGGGTTTAAAAGTGGCTTTTTATATTTCAGTTTTTGTTATAATTTATGCTATAACAGCAGGTTTTTTAGTAAGGATGATTCTTGCAAAATGGCCGGTTTAA
- a CDS encoding inositol monophosphatase family protein, with amino-acid sequence MRKIYEEILEEFKKCALKAGDILIREYRKNSLKYKEKMERDYVSEVDFKVEEEVKKILSKKFKNIPFLGEEMGGKNVEEMFICDPLDGTRNFIQKLPFFSFSIAYVKESEPFVGLIYIPLLNELFYAIKNKGAYLNGKRIHVSRKRKGFIIGTGFPFRRREYWDLYYRKFKEVFESSDDLRRPGSASQDLAYVACGRYDGFFEFGLSPWDIFAGVLIVEEAGGKTSDMEGKRNHLKTGNIIAGNIHAYNLLLKIFKGI; translated from the coding sequence ATGAGAAAAATTTACGAAGAAATTCTTGAAGAATTTAAAAAATGTGCCCTGAAGGCAGGTGATATTCTTATAAGAGAATATAGAAAAAATAGTTTGAAATATAAAGAAAAAATGGAAAGAGATTATGTTTCTGAGGTGGATTTTAAAGTGGAAGAGGAAGTTAAAAAAATTCTTTCAAAAAAATTTAAAAATATTCCTTTTTTAGGTGAAGAGATGGGTGGAAAAAATGTTGAAGAAATGTTTATATGTGACCCCCTTGATGGAACGAGAAATTTTATTCAGAAATTACCCTTTTTTTCCTTTTCAATTGCGTATGTAAAAGAGAGTGAACCTTTTGTAGGGCTCATCTATATTCCCCTTTTAAATGAGCTTTTCTATGCAATAAAAAATAAGGGTGCCTATTTAAATGGGAAAAGGATACATGTATCAAGGAAAAGAAAGGGATTTATAATAGGAACAGGTTTTCCATTCAGAAGGAGGGAATACTGGGATTTGTATTATAGAAAATTTAAAGAAGTTTTTGAAAGTTCAGATGACTTAAGGAGACCTGGTTCAGCATCTCAAGACCTTGCCTATGTAGCATGCGGAAGATACGATGGTTTTTTTGAATTTGGACTTTCGCCTTGGGATATCTTTGCCGGGGTTTTAATTGTTGAAGAAGCAGGAGGAAAAACAAGTGATATGGAGGGTAAAAGGAATCATCTAAAAACAGGAAATATAATAGCAGGAAATATACACGCCTATAACTTGTTATTGAAGATTTTTAAAGGCATATAA
- a CDS encoding sugar phosphate nucleotidyltransferase, whose protein sequence is MENFFAVIMAGGKGERLWPLSREKKPKPFIEILDKPLINLTYNRLKKIVPEKNIIVIVPSYLANITKKYLPGVKILKEPFPKNTLATCIYSTFYIYKKSKDAVIGIFPADHIIKDEKIFNKIVNFAFKNVKDSIITFGIKPNRPETGYGYIELGNSLYREDNLEIREVLRFHEKPDKEKALNYLKRGNFMWNSGIFIFKAEGFFNILKEANPSIYELLKYLENKKVKKFFEMIPETSIDYGVLEKTNRLNSIPSDFGWEDLGSFLSFENVLPRDNEGNTFKGNPIFLDSKNNIVFSKEKKVIFYKIENLAFIDSGDIILVFPKYESQKIKELLKELKKIMSKKYF, encoded by the coding sequence ATGGAGAATTTCTTTGCGGTAATTATGGCTGGTGGAAAAGGTGAAAGGTTGTGGCCACTTTCAAGAGAAAAAAAGCCAAAACCTTTTATTGAAATACTTGATAAACCTCTTATAAATCTTACCTATAATAGATTAAAAAAAATAGTTCCTGAAAAAAATATAATTGTAATAGTTCCTTCTTATCTTGCAAATATTACTAAAAAATATCTACCGGGTGTTAAAATTTTAAAAGAACCATTTCCAAAAAATACCCTTGCTACATGTATTTACAGCACTTTTTATATATATAAAAAATCAAAGGATGCTGTTATAGGTATATTTCCTGCTGACCATATAATAAAAGATGAAAAAATTTTTAACAAGATAGTAAATTTTGCCTTTAAAAATGTTAAAGACTCTATTATTACTTTTGGAATAAAACCTAATAGACCTGAAACAGGTTATGGCTATATAGAGCTTGGTAATTCTCTTTATAGAGAGGATAACCTGGAAATAAGGGAAGTTTTAAGATTTCATGAGAAACCAGATAAGGAGAAGGCTTTAAATTATTTAAAAAGAGGAAATTTTATGTGGAATTCAGGAATTTTTATCTTTAAGGCTGAGGGCTTTTTTAATATATTAAAAGAGGCAAATCCTTCAATTTATGAACTTTTGAAATATCTTGAAAACAAAAAGGTAAAAAAATTTTTTGAAATGATTCCTGAAACTTCAATAGATTATGGTGTTTTAGAAAAAACAAATAGATTGAACTCTATTCCATCAGATTTTGGGTGGGAAGACCTTGGTTCTTTCCTTTCCTTTGAAAATGTTTTACCGAGGGATAATGAGGGTAATACTTTTAAGGGTAATCCAATTTTTCTTGATTCAAAAAATAATATAGTTTTTTCAAAGGAAAAAAAGGTTATATTTTATAAAATTGAAAACCTTGCTTTTATTGATTCAGGTGATATTATACTTGTTTTTCCTAAATATGAATCTCAGAAAATAAAGGAGCTTTTGAAAGAACTTAAAAAAATAATGTCCAAGAAGTATTTTTAA
- a CDS encoding DUF72 domain-containing protein translates to MKIYIGLCASPSRKNYFDFFNTCEIQETFYTVPGEKKALNLRKKIENLKDFHLFLKAPQHITHPASSPTYKRSKKDYGERGNYGFFKNTEEVEKAWLDIKRFAEICNAKGIVFQTPSSFSETEENIKNIKNFFKNKDGLLFFWEARGNWNKNTLKRIFEECKIFQAVDPFHQEVIVETSPIYLRLHGRKMYKYKFNEADFEEIKKIIESIKGEVFVLFNNIYMWEDAQKFRDYILKEGF, encoded by the coding sequence ATGAAGATTTACATAGGGTTATGTGCTTCTCCCTCAAGGAAAAACTATTTTGATTTTTTTAATACCTGTGAAATTCAGGAGACCTTTTATACTGTGCCAGGAGAGAAAAAGGCTTTAAATTTGAGAAAAAAAATAGAAAATTTAAAAGATTTTCATCTTTTTTTAAAGGCACCCCAGCATATAACCCATCCGGCTTCTTCTCCTACTTACAAAAGGTCAAAAAAAGATTACGGTGAAAGGGGAAATTATGGTTTTTTTAAAAATACAGAAGAAGTAGAAAAAGCGTGGCTTGATATAAAAAGATTTGCTGAAATCTGTAATGCAAAGGGTATAGTATTTCAAACTCCTTCTTCTTTTAGTGAAACAGAAGAGAATATAAAAAATATTAAAAATTTTTTTAAAAATAAAGATGGCTTACTGTTTTTCTGGGAAGCAAGAGGAAATTGGAATAAAAATACTCTTAAAAGAATATTTGAAGAATGTAAAATTTTTCAGGCAGTTGATCCTTTCCATCAGGAAGTAATTGTTGAGACTTCCCCTATTTATTTAAGGTTGCATGGAAGAAAAATGTATAAATACAAATTTAATGAAGCAGATTTTGAAGAAATTAAAAAAATAATAGAAAGTATTAAAGGAGAAGTTTTTGTTTTGTTTAATAATATATATATGTGGGAAGATGCACAAAAATTTAGGGATTATATTTTAAAGGAGGGTTTTTAA